The nucleotide window tacctgactgccctcctgggcaacggcctcatcctcacagccATAGCCTgtgaccaccgcctccacacccccatgtacttcttcctcctcagcctcgccctcctcgacctgggctgcatctccaccactgtccccaaagccatggccaattcccTCTGGGACTCCAGGGCCATTTCCTACTCAGGATGTGCTGCACAggtctttttgtttgtatttttcatatcaGCAGAGTATTATCTTCTCACTGTCATGGCCTATGACCgctacattgccatctgcaagcccctgcatTACAGGACCCTCCTGgacagcagagcttgtgcccagatggcagcagctgcctggggcagtggggttctccatgctgtgctgcacactgctagtacattttccctgccactctgccaaggcaatgctgtggaccagttcttctgtgaaatcccccagatcctcaagctctcctgttCTGACTCCTACCTCAGGGAAATTGGGCTTCTCACATTTAGTGTTTTCatggttttggggtgttttgttttcattgtgctgTCCTATGCGCAGATCTTCAGGactgtgctgaggatgccctctgagcacggacggcacaaagccttttccacgtgcctccccCACCTCTTTGTGGTCTCC belongs to Oxyura jamaicensis isolate SHBP4307 breed ruddy duck unplaced genomic scaffold, BPBGC_Ojam_1.0 oxyUn_random_OJ48617, whole genome shotgun sequence and includes:
- the LOC118158847 gene encoding olfactory receptor 14J1-like is translated as MSNRSSISEFLLLAFADTRELQLLHFMLFLGIYLTALLGNGLILTAIACDHRLHTPMYFFLLSLALLDLGCISTTVPKAMANSLWDSRAISYSGCAAQVFLFVFFISAEYYLLTVMAYDRYIAICKPLHYRTLLDSRACAQMAAAAWGSGVLHAVLHTASTFSLPLCQGNAVDQFFCEIPQILKLSCSDSYLREIGLLTFSVFMVLGCFVFIVLSYAQIFRTVLRMPSEHGRHKAFSTCLPHLFVVSLFVISGFFASLKPPSISSPFLDLGMTVLYSVVPPAVNPLIYSMRNQELKDTLQKVM